The Mobula birostris isolate sMobBir1 chromosome 6, sMobBir1.hap1, whole genome shotgun sequence genome has a window encoding:
- the LOC140198595 gene encoding secreted phosphoprotein 24-like, with the protein MQSFLLTFAVLQAFQYCAAIPVFDFLPVFEDALRQSIIRLNSDTAGGYLFAAISNELLHIIPSGQDDISVDLRFTARETLCPKNSGVEIENCQLSRNPLAEMVTCHSSVGYSLGKFVDVFLRCKNARSRFVDSSSASASFESSEEVMYQRGSKFQDEYYSSIDWNRQQPDEHQRNGSAMEKKINQRQNMNRGLSTKKIPRRKQRPE; encoded by the exons ATGCAGTCATTTCTATTGACTTTCGCTGTACTTCAGGCTTTCCAATACTGTGCTG CCATCCCAGTGTTTGACTTCCTTCCAGTCTTTGAAGATGCACTGAGGCAATCCATTATACGGCTGAACAGTGACACAGCTGGTGGTTACCTGTTTGCTGCCATCAGTAACGAACTGTTGCAT ATTATCCCATCAGGACAAGATGATATTTCTGTGGACCTGAGATTTACTGCAAGGGAGACACTCTGTCCCAAAAATAGTGGAGTAGAGATCGAAAACTGTCAGCTGAGTAGAAACCCCCTGGCT GaaatggtgacatgtcacagcaGCGTTGGCTATTCATTAGGAAAATTTGTTGATGTTTTTCTACGTTGCAAGAATGCAAGAAGCAGATTTGTGGACAGCAGCAGTGCATCCGCCTCCTTTGAAAGCAGTGAAGAG GTCATGTACCAGAGGGGATCAAAATTTCAGGATGAGTACTACTCATCA ATCGACTGGAATAGGCAACAACCTGATGAACATCAGAGGAACGGCTCTgctatggaaaagaaaattaacCAGAGACAGAATATGAACCGGGGTCTGTCAACCAAGAAGATTCCACGTCGTAAACAGAGGCCGGAATAA